Proteins encoded by one window of Muntiacus reevesi chromosome 6, mMunRee1.1, whole genome shotgun sequence:
- the RAMP3 gene encoding receptor activity-modifying protein 3 — translation MGTRALRCPHFFPLLLLLLLCGESPPVGGCNEKRMLAMLPHCSKTFAEKMKKVEVWKWCNLSEFIVYYESFTNCTEVETNVVGCYWPNPLTESFIAGVHRQFFQNCSVDRQDWEDPPDEILIPLITVPVLLTIAMTGVVVWRSKHTDQVL, via the exons ATGGGGACAAGAGCGCTGCGGTGCCCCCACTTtttcccactgctgctgctgctgctgctctgcg GGGAGTCTCCTCCGGTGGGTGGCTGCAATGAGAAGCGTATGTTGGCCATGCTGCCCCACTGCAGCAAGACCTTCGCAGAAAAGATGAAGAAGGTAGAGGTCTGGAAGTGGTGCAACCTCTCGGAGTTCATCGT GTACTACGAGAGCTTCACCAACTGTACGGAGGTGGAGACCAACGTGGTGGGTTGCTACTGGCCCAACCCCTTGACTGAGAGCTTCATCGCCGGCGTCCATAGGCAGTTCTTCCAAAACTGCTCGGTGGACAGACAAGACTGGGAGGACCCCCCAGACGAAATTCTCATCCCGCTGATCACCGTGCCTGTCCTGCTGACCATCGCCATGACTGGTGTGGTGGTGTGGCGCAGCAAACACACCGACCAGGTGTTGTGA